In the genome of Populus nigra chromosome 19, ddPopNigr1.1, whole genome shotgun sequence, the window TGTTAGAAAGCTTCacagaaaagaaacaaagcTGCACACAATTCACAGAAGAAATTACTAGCAGCAGTGCAACACCACTCCCCGTCTCTCCCTCTGAAAAAAATACCCAGAAGCAAATTGTAGAATACCCAGAAGATAAACATAGATTCACAACATACCTAGATCATTTTTTGTCTCTAATCACCACCATTagacagaaaaaaacaaagcttggaATTCTTACCGTTGTCTCGCCAAGAATGCTCCGGATCGAGGGGGAAGTGATTTCTTAATTTGCTGgggaaaagggaaagggaaaagggGAAGGGAGACTGGGAGAGTGTGAGACAGGGAGGGGACGATTGGACGAAGTCTGGAGTCAGGGAGAGTGTGAGACAGGGACGAAGTCACCGGTGGGGTGAGGGTGGTCGCCTGGTTGGGTGGGAATtgggaaagaaaagagattgtGACTTTGTGAGACAGGGACGAAGTGAAAATTTTTTGCATTTCTAATTTTGCATTCGGTGACATTTTGGTTAAGTCGGGAAAATGTAACGTTTTATAACGTTTTTGCGAGTTGTTACGGTTTTAAGCGATTTTGACATTGTTTTATGCGATTTTAAAGATTTTCGAGTTTTACCTCCGTTTTTACACGTTTTATGggttttaactcgtaaaatcatatgattttatgagttaaaatgcatttttaacaacCATGCTGGGAAGGACTAACAGTTTTGTCTGTCAGCCATAACCAGAGAGCATCCAGTCAATTGTGTTATGATTCTGGCCCATTTATCATTTGATGCAAGTTTGTGGCTAGGTGTCTCCCGCTGACTGTAACAAGGAGGAAGTCCATAGCTGGACCTTTTATGTAAATATCACACATAACATTATTCTCATAAGaataatgaggaccaaattgaaatataaaatattcataCAATTGGCATCACCAGAGGAACAAGATTAGAATACATTCTTGTGATGTAGACATTTATTACTGCTTACTTGGCTAGCTATTATGAGAAATTATAGCaccaattaacaaaataaaacatatgcGGGGAGATTTTATTAGGTTCTTGGCTTCTGCATTCATATAGGCGAACCTCTGATGTTTGAATTATATCAGTGGCTTGTTCTTATTAAAACAGATACGACATCAGTCATTCTCTTCAActccctctcttttcttctctcacAAATTTAAAACCAAAGCCAGAGTCCCAGTTTGTGACCTATGAATGATAGCCAACAAGAAAAATCCAAGAAGAACGGAGCTCATGCTGTGTTAGCTGAACATAAAGAACAACTCCAGAGAGTGTTAGTGCTCGTTTGGGGAATCACggcttttgactttttttaagcTTACGTAGCTTTTGATCCCAAAGCAAAATCTTGAAGTGTTCAGTAGTCATTAAGAGTCAAACATCACGCATGGTTTTACAGCTACTTTTAAAAGCAACAATATGTAGCTTTTGAATTTCACCTTTTAATAcaattgtgatttatttttatgaattgttttaaatattctttttaactcTGCCGGTCCCTtgcttttatttaataaatattatcccttgcaaatttatttgattCTCAAATCTCACTtacagattattttaatattagaaacaaatcttcttcttcaaagtttgcaaaaaaaaaaaggtgtttgaTCGTGTGCACTGACTCCTGCGTTGTGTGATTGAATAAACATTTGGTGTGTGGAAAAAGAGATGGAAGATTTTGACATGCATGCCCTTTATCCATGTAAAAAGCCAAGTCAAGATGGTTGTAGCTGCAAATATGGCATTGTGTTCGCCAAGTTTGATTAACATTATGATTTCATACCAGCTGATATATTTCCATATGTTTTTAATCTCTCTTCTTAAAGGCTTCCAGATGAAGATGATATTTACCAAACTCATGAGAAATGTGGACTGTTAGACaatcacaaatatatatatatatatatatatatatatatatatatatatatatatatatatatattgacataTAAAATCCACAAATATATCTTCTTCTCATGTCTCCTCCTTAgtaattttgttaataaaaacccttttcacaattatttttaacacactataaaatattttccattaaaaagCACTTATCATAAATATTACCAAACACCTTTTCAAAATAGTTATAGCCACTTTcacaactataataaaaaaaaaatcacagctACAACTAAAAACCACAGTTTGCTGTGCAACGTACCAAGACAACCCCTCCCCAATTTGTGGCCCACTATTCCAATTTCTATTGCTCATCATAAAATTGAATGACAAGTCAAACAGATAgtatttctaaatataaatttgtataaaattattttttatatataattttttaaaaaataaaaaaaaaagtactttaatatattttcaaaaaaatacttcaataaACAGCGGCTCCAACACTcataaacacctaaaaaaaaacatgccaaCATGAAATGGTAATTCAAAAATCCACTGAATACTTGATTCCCAGTCTGGTTTCATCGGAACCCCGAAAAGCAATAAATCAACATAACGGACATTCTCATTAAAAGTACACTTCCCATTTCATATATGGGATTTTGAAACTATTTTCTAAATGCTCATCTTGTGTGCACATGACACTGGAACGAGAGATACCTTTGTACACACTTGTCATCATTTAGGGAAACCTAACGGAAGTAAATGGACACTGTAGGGATGTCAACATCATTGCCCTCATCATCATCGCATGCCACGACAACATCGAAGTGGCGGCGATAAGCAGGCAATTCAACTTTGGCCACTTCCCTCACCAGATCAACCACCTTCCTGTCCATTCTCTCCCTGTGCCGAGGGAACATGCTATTGTAGAGCAGGCAGCTACCAAATGAAATGCTGTAAGCACTCAACCCCTTGTCTGTAAACCATTGCAGAAGTTCCCTTAAGGTAGGATTGTTTTTCAGGGTCCACCTGTCCCAGACTGTCCAGCTCATATCCTGATGCTTGATAACCTTGGGTGGGACAGGCTCGGCCATGGAGAACAGAGGAAGTGCAAGGTTGGCAAATGTATTGCGGTAGTCCTCCACTTTGTGTCCACCATCCAGAACCTTGTACAGCTCCAGGCACACAAGACCAGTGGCCATAGCTGTGGAGGTTGCGATAGCAGGGATGATCCTTCCAGCAATAAACTTCGCTTTCAGCTTGTCAACCTCAGGAATACTGTAGTTTCTAGCTCTCATGTTGGCAAGCCCAGCTATCAAATCCATATGGTAGTTTGTATCATCATCCTGCACATACAGAAATACAAGTTACTAAACAGGTAAGATGGGTTCAAACATGGATGGCATCAAGGATATAAAATAGATAGCAGCATAAATGCCCCATATTTGGCCGACATGCAAGTTAACACTCCAAGTCTCACCACCTAAATAAGGAACAAAATTGACAAGACTCTGACAGATTTATATACAAGCTTCAAGGATCTTCAGCGATAATGACAGAGCAAGTATACATTATCAATCTAGATCTAATCCCACGATTGGGTGGCCCAAAGAAATgcgtgataaaaatattttaataaaagaaagttgaaaaaagagAACCTTCTCAAACTGAATTGGCTTCATCCTGAACCCTGCAGGCAGGTTCTCCCTGCACAGCTCTAATTTCCTGATTAGTTCATTGATTATTGCTGCATCATCCACAGATGCATCAGACAAATTAGTAGCCTTCTCATCTGTCTCAATCTTCACACCTTCCCTTGGCTGAAAGTCCGGCACAATCACCTTGTCAACAGCTTCAGCTACCATCTTAGGATTCCTGATCCAGTCAGGAACTGGGATCCCAAAAGTTTCTGCTCGTAGTACTGATGCTGCCATTACAAAATGAAGGTGGCTAAGATCCGTAGTTGAGAACTGGAGTGGATGAGGGAATCGCTTTGGGGCTGACCAAAATGGAACCCCGGTACTAGTTGATGCATCTTCAGGAAATGTGTAAATCAACTGCTTCACACGGTCAGAGAAGTAATCTTCAAACCTGAATTCAAAATATGTATACAGTCAGGAAAGGACAAGCCCATTACAAGATAATAAGAGATCTCATCAGAGGAAGTACTTTAAACGAGCCCATGAAATGCAATCCTGTAATGTCTCGCATTTTTCCTTCTCGAGGCACTCAAGAACATGTTCCAAGATATCCCTTGACTGGGCATCACCAGCTTTTATCATAGCATTAGTATATTCAACTGGATTTGATAGATAGGCATTCACTTCTGCGGGAGTTTTCTCCACCAAACCCTCAAACTCCGATCGAGCCCATGTCAAGCAATGGTCAATGTTGTGTGGGAAGGAGTGCACGGTGCACATTGGAGCTTGTTTCTCAGGCGGGTCCCTAGAAGCACCATAGTTTTCAGTTAGGTGAGGAATGACCATCTGAGTGTTGCATTTGGCACCTAAGGTTCCAGACTCGAGAAGAGGCTTTTGGAAGTACAAGCACCTCTGATCAACATAAAGTCTTGCATTAACATTGTCTAAAGCATTAATAGCAACAGTTAAGTTTTCCCAGAAGGTATCATCAAACACATTTTCTGTTTCAGAGCCAACACGATTTTGCAGCGCTTCAATCTTGAGATGAGGATTTATTAATGCAGCAGCTGAAGCAGCGACTGTGGATTTGGCCTGTCCAATATTCCAGTCACGGAAGAGAAACTGCCTGCTCAAATTACTCTTCTCTATTACATCATCATCAGTTATTGTCAGCTTTCCTTGTTCACCACATGAAACACCCATCAGCGCTAAGTTCTTCAAGAATTCACAGCCTAGGGCACCAGATCCTACTACAAACAAATTGGCACCCTCCAGTTTCTTCTGAAGATTAGATCCAAAAACAGAAATTTGAGCATCATAACGGCTGTTTAATGGCATGAATTCACTGGGATCCAAATTAGCTGTGGGAAGTGATTCcacagaatcaaaataaaagaactgTGACAGCAGGAAAAGCAGGATTAGCTTACACAACAAGAAACCTAATTGCATTGATAACAGTAGACACTGAAGGACCCAGTTGTGAGCTACACACGAGATTAAATGAGTGGAACAGAGCTGCCTTATTGAACCAGGAGGTGTTATTAATCGATTATTCTGATTAATAGATGAAACTCAGCAGTAAAAGGCTCTTATGAACAGCTAAAATCTCAGGCCTAACAATCTAAGTGCATGAGTGGATGCTTATGCACAAATGAGAACCCATTGTGTGTTTATGTCGAGACAATTATGGTTAAAAAAAGCTCTTGAAAGTGAGAGGGAGACAGAGGCTCCAAAAGGCTTTAGAGGTCTACCAATATTCAACAAAATCTAGAACTAGTACCCACCTGAAACAGGGGATGAAACTTTCCAGAACATGCTTTGACAACCTCTTGTCCCACAATACCACCAAACATAGCAGCCATAGGATTCAGTACAGCCCTGGCACCAAAGGCAAAATGTCGCAGAAGTTTTGGATTGATGTCTTCAACTCTACCATCTCCAGAGTTTTCATTGATGAGACTGGCAAGAGACACAAGCTTCTGAGCATCCTCTTCTGAACCAGCAACAGGAAGGCGACCCATCTCAGACACAAACTTGTCCAGAGCTTGAAATGCCAAGTGTAGGAGAGGTGGGCGATCAAACTTTGAGAAATCACTCAAAAGAAAATCACCAGGATCTTTAATCGCTTCCCTCAAAGTCTTAAAGTTCAACACCTTCGGCTCTTTTACCTGTGTAACAATGCCACCTTTCTCATAGATACCAAAGTCAGAGGTGTCCTCCTcaagaaaaaatgaatatgCTCTGGCGTTTTTAATCTTTCTAGGTTTTCCATCATTTAGTTCTGTCATTCCCTTAACTTCGGAGAAAGCAACAAGATCCCCATCTTGAAACTCAAGCCTTTCATCATCAACGCATGACACTAATGCAGGGTTGTCATTGCTGATGGATGCAACTATGCCCGTGTGTGGTTCCTCTCCATCAACATCAAACACGGTGAATTCAGGTCCAAAGTCGCAAAAAATGGAACCAAAAAGGCCTCTTACTTCAGCCTTGATGAAAGAAATAGGAGGCTTATGATCATGGCAATAGTCATTGAACTCGATGGCTTTCTCAAAAGTGACATCAGTAAACACAACAGCCTGCATCACCAGGGGAAAAAAGGtggatataataaaatatatataatgataagGGTAACGTGAACACAAAAGTGAGAGAAACAGCAATGAAATGCTCAACACACTAAAAAGCTAGCATTTGTTTCCATGATAATTTCCTTCCATATGATACAGCAATTCAGACTCATTTcgcaaaaaacaataatgaaaacaatGAAATCACAATCTCTTGTTTAACTGTTTTTCAGATAAAACTAGAGTTCACAGCAGAAAATGCTGGAAGCAACATGATCCTAACAAAAACAAGCATCAGGGATTCCTTGATTGTGTAGCTTTCTCCCATCCTCTGCTTCATGCTTTCATGTAACTTTCTCCCagaaatttcatgcaattttagAAGATAGAATGTGGGTTCTCAATCATAAGTAAAGGAAGAAAAGCACACCACACTTAGCAAAACATTTAAGGATACAAACCTGttgaaatttcattaaattgaaaatgtatTCATTAGATGGCCTTTCTAGCAATGTCGCAAGATAACATTGGGGGGACACAGAAAAGGCTACTCCCGTATCCTTCTATTCACTCTTTGTATTCTTCTTAAATTTAACAGCTTTGGAGTTTCATCTAGATAAAGAATGTTACTGAAGAATCAATTGTCTCGCCATTGCCTCTTTACTTTCTCCACTTTTCTCTTCAGCCACTAGTGCTCAGCATTTTAAGACTCTTATTGGACCTTTACATGAGATTTTCAGCAGTAATACAATTTACAAGTCAGCCCACCATACAGCTCACAAGGAGAATGAAATGAAGCTTAGGATGCAGTAGCATATCACAGTTTCAGCCGATGTTTAACATGACCCTACAAAAGACCAGATTCTTTCCCACGAATCCTGGACAACCTAGTTATAAGAAATATTACTTTATATTCCAAAAGCAGCATTTCTAAAATCAATCGCAGCTCCCCGAGCTCCACATCTGCCCCAGAATATTCATATGTGccagtaaaataaaatcaatacagGCTCTACCAAAAAATCATGTACCTCAAGACTGTAAATCCGAATTAGCATTAACAGCCATATTTGTAACTAAATAAAACCAGTTGCTCACAATGGATTTGTTCATAATGTTGCgcatataaatataaacaggAGTATTCCACAAAGTATCCATATGAGATTCTATAGTAACTTTTGCATTTGCTTTGCTTTTCATAGAAAAAGCTTGTAATCATGATAAGGTACCTACCACACAAATAGGAGTGTAATCAAGAATATCCAGCTCAAGATGTTATAATTCACTTGTTGCAAATGAATCCTTCAAATAAACTAATCAAGAGAAATCCTCCGAGAAGGAAGTACCTGGAACTTGGAAAGATGCTCTTTTGTCAATTTTGTAGTTAAAGTAGAAATGACCACTGCATTGTTGAGTTCCTGCAACTTCTGAACAGAAGCAAGGGCTCTATTAGTGCCAACATCATTTTCTGAGAAAACAAAGTTGCTGGATAAATCCCACAGCTCCACCACCCCTTCATCATGCAGTGTTACGGACTTGACACCAGCAAGAACAAGGTTTTTAGCTGCAGCAAGTAAAACAAAACACACGcattagaaaaagaaacatttacAAAAACTTGACACCAACAGCAACaagatttaaagaaaatttaaaacattacaTTATTTAAACACATGCAAGAATGTTCAAAAAAAGCTGCAGCAAAAAGAAATCCAACTACAACAAACTGCCAAAAACAAGATTAGTAAGCAGGCTTCCATTCAACTGATGTAGTTCGAATTGAACAGGGAGAAATTGAGAGaacttaagaaacaaaaaagaagaagaaacgaaGACAAATAGCTTGCGGATAGCCCTCTCTTTCATAAGCACAAATTCAGCATTCCATTTCCAACGTTTCTTcaacataaaacaaaacaataaatccataaacagcaacaaaaatatcaaattagccTAGAAGCTGCCTGACTCATGATCTTAAAGAGCTCACTAATTAGACCAACAATAATCCACAACAAGATCTAGAAAATCaccgaaaaaaattaaaccagaaattaaaaaaataacaggattaagaaaaattacaagaaaatgaaaaataattaaagaaccaTACCAATCTCAACACCAAGTCCTTGCATCCCAGAAACGAGAACATTAGAAGCAAAGAGCCTCCGCATCGTCTCCCTACCGTAAACAGCAAGCTGCCGGCTATGAAGATCCTCATCAATCTCCGATGGATTTGAATCACCAAGCGCCATACTCACCTTCTCTTCAGCACCACCACTCTCCCTACTAATATCACTACAATTACCAATAACGCTACTAGTTTTCTTATTACTATTGGCGGCGGTCGATTCCAAATAACAATCGACCCGATGCTTCTTAAAGACCGATGACGAATCTTTTGCTATGTTGTTTTCACTTCCTTCTCCTTCTACCAACACAGCTTCAACTGGTAGCCTTTTAGGAAGCATAAAGTACAGTAAACTGCCAAACAAGCCACAAATCATCACAATCGAAATCAAAGATAAGCTGTTGTTAGCGATTACAGTCGCAGAAAAGATCGGTACCGAAATCATAAACCCTAATCCTAAACCTAACATCAACATGATTGTAAGATAAAGAAATGGATCAATGGATTCGTGAAGATAGAGAAAGAAACATACCGGTTAGGACTTAATTAAGGAAAGAATGGAATCTAAGTGAGGAAGAATGGAGAGGAATCGAGAGAGAGAGTGATTTGCTTTATTGAGGAAGAATATTGAGAGAAGGGTATTTGTGGATTTGtgtgttttagggtttaggggcaGGAGGGGTCAAGGGCTGTCCGGCTTTGGCAAGGTCGGGGTGCGTGTGGTACTGTcatgattttctctctctatgttgaagagagaggggaaaGGTGTGTTTTGGTGTGAAGAGAGAGGGGAGTAAGATAAGTCAGGTTGAGAGAAAGGTTGGTGTGTTCGTGTTGGGGAATGACTGGTGAGAGGTAAATTATTTGAATCGTGTGATTTGGGGTTGATGGTTTAGTCGTTGCCGTTTTATTGGGGTTATTGGGGGTGATGATGTCGTTTTCATGGTTGTTTCGTTGCATTTCGTTTGTATGGGATAGAAACTCTCGGCCGCGAAATTATGCTTACGGAcactttttatttgaattaaaggaATTGCATGTATTTAAGATGTAATGAATTTCGATATAAATAGCTAGTAATTAACATAATTTCATAggtgaatttatttaattttgatgtgcATGAACCGGATTGACGGCGCCGCgagcatgaaattaaaaagaaaataaaataaaagattattagtAAAATGCttaattattctcttcaataGTGATATAATTGAAGCTTTTACGGTTcgtttatttaaaaagaaaaaaaggaaaagtgtATTTGtactctttctttttcctacTTCTTACGGCGGTAAAAGAAATCCTAGTTCTAGAGACTATCAAAGCGGTATTTGTTACCCTCTCTCGACTCTGCTTTGGTATTGTGTAATAAATAGAGTtggctaaaatttaattttttttatcatttaaatatatcaatatataaaaataaattttgctaTATTCTCGTTGTAACCCACCACAAGCCCCGCTGGTCTATTTCTGCGTGAAACTTCCAAGTAAGTGAATTTTTATCCCCACACCAAACCCACTTCTTTCATTGCAATAAAGAAGATAAATGGTAAGGTGACTTTACAATGACACCCTCGCAGACATAATCTTTGAATAACAATAgcagcttttttttaattggaaagtgaggatattctcaatattttaacTCATGATATTAAGAAAATGAACAGGCATTTTTACCCATCTCACCAAACGCTAACAAACTAGACCAGCTACAAAATTAACAGTATTCCTTTCATTTATATAAGATAGCAAAAGCAAATTACTTTGAGTCGTAAGTATACCTCATTATTTGTTACTAATATTAGATTTTCAGGAgaataatatcaataaattatagCTCGATACCCGCtctccacacaaaaaaaatcaggttgGGACCTCTTCTCTATAGGAAAAGAAAACTTCGGACACAAGTTACATATCTAACATCGTAATTTGAAAGCATTTGAATTCTAATATCTTTCAGTATCCGCGGCGAGACCTAAAATAATCACCTTGCACTTGCCCGTGTGTCCTGTCTAGGACAAGGAAGTTAACACGACAAATAAGGAAAATTGCTTCTTCAAGTCCGTCTAGGACAAAGATCTGTCTCTCTCACTAAACTTGCTTTCAAACTCTAATGAACAATATCATCAACTCAGCAGAACCCGGTTGCATCCACGATGTAAATACCTCAGGTCCACAGCATTCAGCATTCATATATCTTGAAATAGAAGTTGCTATTTGGTTTATACTATTGAAATGTCAAAAGGTTGTGTGAAAAATATCCATATTGTGTGCTCACAGATGCAGCAGCATTGAAATGAAATCTAACTGTTAAAGGGACTCCACCCCTCGTCCTGCAATCTCAAGTCCTGCAATCTCAAGACTGACTTACTGATTGGGGAAACGGACAAAGATAACCTAACTGAAGTAAATAGATACTGGAGGAATGTCAACATCATTGCCTTCATCATCCTCGCATGCCACAACGACATCAAAGTGGCGACGATATGCAGGCAACTCTACTTTAGCCACTTCCCTCACCAGATCAACCACCTTCCTCTCCATTCTGTCTCTATGCCGAGGGAACATGCTATTGTAAAGCAGGCAACTACCATGTGAAATGCTATAGGCATCAAGACCCTTATCCTTGAGCCATTGCATAAGTTCCCTCAAAGTAGGATTGTTTTTTAGGATCCACCTGTCCCAAACTGTCCAGCTCATATCCTGATGCTTGATAACCTTGGGTGGGACAGGCTCGGCCATTGAGAACAGAGGAAGTGCAAGGTTGGCAAATGTATTGCGGTAGTCCTCCACTTCGTGTCCACCATCCAGAACCTTATATAGCTCCAAGCACACAAGACCAGTAGCCATAGCTGTGGAGGTTGCTATAGCAGGGATGATCCTTCCAGCAATAAACTTGGCTTTCAGCTTGTCAACCTCAGGAATGCTGTAGTTTCTTGCTCTCATGTTGGCGAGACCAGCTATCAGATCCATGTGGTAGTTTGTATCATCATCCTGCACAATCAAGGAAGATAACTTAAATTTCGGTTGGCTCAGGAATATTGAATGGCTGATAAAAGTGACTCCCCTTATATTTTGGccacatattttctttttttaagtatttccATTTACATCATGAAGCAAACACTACCCTTGATCAATTAAtgcaaatatttcaaaattttcagctaagttcataagaaaaaatgtTGGATAACATCTTGATTCAACAGCAGGATGGCCcaaaaaatgcatgctaaataAATTGAACAAGAGATATGACCTTCTCAAATTGAATTGGCGTCATCCTGAACCCAAGTGGCAGCTTCTGCCTGCACTGCTCTAATTTTTTGATAAGTTCATTGATTACCGCTGCATCATCTACAGATGCAGAAGACAGGGTGGTAGCCTTCTCATCTGTCTCAATTTTTGCGTCTTCTCTTGGCTGAAATTCTGGCACTACCACCTTCTCCACAGCCTCAGCCAACATCTTAGGATGCTTCGCCCACTCAGGAACTGAGATCCCAAAAGTCTCTGCTCGCAATATTGATGCTGCCATGACAAAATGGAGGTGACTTGGATCTACAACTGAGAACTGAAGTGGATGGGGGAATCGCTTGGGGGCAGACCAGAATGGAGCACCAGTACTAGTTGATGCATCCTCAGGGAAAGTGAAAATCAACTGCTTCACCCGATCAGCAAAATAATCTTCAAACCTGAAGACAAAGTGAGCATAAAGTCAAGAAACAGAACAAGGTATGTCCTATCATACAGAGAATTGGAAACCCAATCAAGGAGAGCACCTTAAACGAGCCCATGTAATGCAATCCTGGAATGTCTCGCATTTTTCCTTCTCGAGGCACTCAAGAACATGTTCCAAAGTGTCCCTTGACTGAGCATCACCAGCTTTGTTCATAGCATTAGTATATTCAACTGGATTTGACAAATAGGCATTCACTTCTGCTGGGGTTTTCTCCACCAAACCCTCGAACTCCGATCGAGCCCATGTCAAGCAATGGTCAATGTTATGTGGGAATGAATGCACAGTGCACATAGGTGCTTGTTTCTCAGGCGGGTCCCTTGAAGCGCCATAATTTTCAGTCAGGTGAGGAATGACCATCTGAGTGTTGCATTTGGCACCTAAGGTTCCAGACTCGAGAAGAGGCTTTTGAAAGTACAAGCACCTCTGATCAACATAAAGTCTCGCATTGACATTGTCCAAAGCATTCACAACAGCAGTTAAGTTCTCCCAGAAGGTATCATCAAAGACATTCTCTGTTTCAGAGCCAACACGATTCTGCAGTGCTTCAATCTTGAGATGAGGATTTATTAATGCAGCAGCAGAAGCTGCAACAGTGGATTTAGCCTGTCCAATGTTCCAATCACGGAAGAGAAACTGCCTGCTCAAGTTACTCTTCTCTATCACATCATCATCAGTTATTGTCAGCTTCCCTTGTTCACCACATGAAACACCCATCAGTGCTAAATTCTTCAAGAATTCACAGCCAAGTGCACCAGATCCTACAACAAACAAGTTAGCATCCTCCAGCTTCTTCTGAAGCTTGGACCCAAAAACTGAGATTTGTGCATCATAACGGCTATTTAGTGGCTTGAAATTACTGGGATCCAAATTAGCGGTAGGAAGTGATTCCAGAGAGTCAAAATAAAAGAACTGTTACAGCAGAAAAGGTAAGGTCAGGTCACCACAGTAAGCAATAAAGTTGAATCAATAAGTAGATGCTCAACTTTGGAAACAACCACATTCAAGGcaagtaaaattatatatatatatatatatatatatatatatatatatatattaaacatggCAAGTTTATCAAGTTAGGAGGTTATGGTAATGAAACCCTGGACAGTACGCAAAAGTTCTTCTGATCAAACTGAATTTAAAGGCCCAGTCAAAGCAATCGGGTATATAGATAAAATCCTTTAACAGTGTGTATATACAAGTACCCACTATTTGTTTATATCCAAATACTCCAAGTATATAGATGAAATtctttaaaagtataaaaaaagcTCGAGGAACAAGAACTGAAGTTTAATGTATGCCTAAGTTGGTTTGAGAGAGAAGCAGgcttaaaaagattcaaaaagttttaaattgatACCAACCTGAAAGAGAGGATGAAACTTTCCAGAACATGCTTTGACAACCTCTTGTCCCACCAGACCACCAAACATAGCGGCCATAGGATTCAGTACAGCCCTGGCACCAAAGGCAAAGTGCCG includes:
- the LOC133680549 gene encoding ubiquitin-activating enzyme E1 1-like isoform X1, whose product is MLPKKRPVEAEEAPDNSIPDSSSFEKKRVDCDLESTVICNKKSCVTGNCSNTETETNNHCKEENLIMAPGDSNPMEIDEDLHSRQLAVYGRETMRRLFGSNVLVSGMQGLGAEIAKNLILAGVKSVTLHDEEIVELWDLSSNFVFSENDVGKNRALASVQKLQDLNNAVSISTLTTELTTEQLSKFQAVVFTDLNLDKAIEFNDYCHNHKPPISFIKAEVRGLFGSVFCDFGPEFTVFDVDGEDPHTGIIASISNDNPALVSFVDDERLEFQDGDLVVFSEVKGMTELNDGKPRKIKNTRPYSFTLEEDTTNFATYEKGGIVTQVKQPKVLNFKPLRDAIKDPGEFLLSDFSKFDRPPLLHLAFQALDKFVSEIGRFPVAGSEEDAQKLISQASHINENSGDARVEDINPKLLRHFAFGARAVLNPMAAMFGGLVGQEVVKACSGKFHPLFQFFYFDSLESLPTANLDPSNFKPLNSRYDAQISVFGSKLQKKLEDANLFVVGSGALGCEFLKNLALMGVSCGEQGKLTITDDDVIEKSNLSRQFLFRDWNIGQAKSTVAASAAALINPHLKIEALQNRVGSETENVFDDTFWENLTAVVNALDNVNARLYVDQRCLYFQKPLLESGTLGAKCNTQMVIPHLTENYGASRDPPEKQAPMCTVHSFPHNIDHCLTWARSEFEGLVEKTPAEVNAYLSNPVEYTNAMNKAGDAQSRDTLEHVLECLEKEKCETFQDCITWARLRFEDYFADRVKQLIFTFPEDASTSTGAPFWSAPKRFPHPLQFSVVDPSHLHFVMAASILRAETFGISVPEWAKHPKMLAEAVEKVVVPEFQPREDAKIETDEKATTLSSASVDDAAVINELIKKLEQCRQKLPLGFRMTPIQFEKDDDTNYHMDLIAGLANMRARNYSIPEVDKLKAKFIAGRIIPAIATSTAMATGLVCLELYKVLDGGHEVEDYRNTFANLALPLFSMAEPVPPKVIKHQDMSWTVWDRWILKNNPTLRELMQWLKDKGLDAYSISHGSCLLYNSMFPRHRDRMERKVVDLVREVAKVELPAYRRHFDVVVACEDDEGNDVDIPPVSIYFS
- the LOC133680549 gene encoding ubiquitin-activating enzyme E1 1-like isoform X2; the encoded protein is MGVRSLFGRLLYFMLPKKRPVEAEEAPDNSIPDSSSFEKKRVDCDLESTVICNKKSCVTGNCSNTETETNNHCKEENLIMAPGDSNPMEIDEDLHSRQLAVYGRETMRRLFGSNVLVSGMQGLGAEIAKNLILAGVKSVTLHDEEIVELWDLSSNFVFSENDVGKNRALASVQKLQDLNNAVSISTLTTELTTEQLSKFQAVVFTDLNLDKAIEFNDYCHNHKPPISFIKAEVRGLFGSVFCDFGPEFTVFDVDGEDPHTGIIASISNDNPALVSFVDDERLEFQDGDLVVFSEVKGMTELNDGKPRKIKNTRPYSFTLEEDTTNFATYEKGGIVTQVKQPKVLNFKPLRDAIKDPGEFLLSDFSKFDRPPLLHLAFQALDKFVSEIGRFPVAGSEEDAQKLISQASHINENSGDARVEDINPKLLRHFAFGARAVLNPMAAMFGGLVGQEVVKACSGKFHPLFQFFYFDSLESLPTANLDPSNFKPLNSRYDAQISVFGSKLQKKLEDANLFVVGSGALGCEFLKNLALMGVSCGEQGKLTITDDDVIEKSNLSRQFLFRDWNIGQAKSTVAASAAALINPHLKIEALQNRVGSETENVFDDTFWENLTAVVNALDNVNARLYVDQRCLYFQKPLLESGTLGAKCNTQMVIPHLTENYGASRDPPEKQAPMCTVHSFPHNIDHCLTWARSEFEGLVEKTPAEVNAYLSNPVEYTNAMNKAGDAQSRDTLEHVLECLEKEKCETFQDCITWARLRFEDYFADRVKQLIFTFPEDASTSTGAPFWSAPKRFPHPLQFSVVDPSHLHFVMAASILRAETFGISVPEWAKHPKMLAEAVEKVVVPEFQPREDAKIETDEKATTLSSASVDDAAVINELIKKLEQCRQKLPLGFRMTPIQFEKDDDTNYHMDLIAGLANMRARNYSIPEVDKLKAKFIAGRIIPAIATSTAMATGLVCLELYKVLDGGHEVEDYRNTFANLALPLFSMAEPVPPKVIKHQDMSWTVWDRWILKNNPTLRELMQWLKDKGLDAYSISHGSCLLYNSMFPRHRDRMERKVVDLVREVAKVELPAYRRHFDVVVACEDDEGNDVDIPPVSIYFS